In Colletotrichum higginsianum IMI 349063 chromosome 1, whole genome shotgun sequence, one genomic interval encodes:
- a CDS encoding Thermostable alkaline protease has translation MPAVSKPKAVDNTPEHSSLENRTNLSLQDFNRAIREASQIKEADPERAAELILDAMLWDVVKKLPRDDPGVVVAWHHLGECFFLMENYGEAERFYRQVFQARRSQKSPNSSMILRARQDLTASLIEIAKEEETRDVARSEKLYFEALGFAVESMNEEANDKRGEDIDDVLHCTKALLKNQDRKPLELAELNRTRFQAFVQIDDDMEDEELLDMQYHGIVATKHFTVELEDRKSGYEVYDTLQSRIREYGAEDPDQSETAVCIGEEVEDEWRKATGLLARKRWRRCLEQVRAEVRRDVLPRKKQIRDKWHLICRRLMAKQKWQRVLSEARKTARWNITCRRRLVMDQWNSLVQEALQRKRDEEENRKKEELKKLEEEEKKRKIEEDQKRKRDEEQKALEQEEERRKREIEEKRMAEEEERRRYEEKVRLEEEEEKRRDEENRLKRLDEEREQKMREKEFEDRQREEEEHAKQSAREAEEEEAMKREINMLQDLEIQQGISRTDTGYSEWSEPDTEPAFFDSESILSSIQNSEKWMKDFIRSRNTILSPQHDKNMERVRVTIIDTGLDRTHPFVIKRRWQDSRQAANKKVALFQDFVTENPSTEAIDEDGHGTFIAGIVLQLAPLVELSIARVATTRASLMKDPDAEGKVTKAIIHAITEWDTDIISMSFGFRTYKTQEFRAAIGRANWENKILFAAAGNFGNSKANVSFPARFPGVFKIFATDHQGGKCSFSPSPDLEKSYCFSILGHDVVSIWPEAMRDKDGETPLKVVDKKKSPGLWVAMSGTSFATPIAASVVAILYQFYDANKAEINLEPGLDFKTVDAVRAILLKMSMAPTADQHNYLNPWVGRDNYFNFSGEEKNGSVSFFAQMLRLCLGAWVK, from the exons ATGCCGGCTGTTTCCAAACCAAAGGCTGTCGACAACACTCCAGAGCATTCAAGCCTTGAGAACCGGACGAACCTCAGTCTTCAGGACTTCAATAGAGCTATCAGAGAGGCCTCCCAGATTAAAGAAGCTGACCCAGAAAGGGCTGCCGAGTTGATCCTGGACGCGATGTTGTGGGACGTCGTCAAGAAACTCCCCCGCGACGACCCTGGCGTCGTAGTAGCGTGGCACCATCTCGGGGAGTGCTTCTTCCTCATGGAGAACTATGGTGAAGCCGAGAGATTTTACCGACAGGTTTTTCAAGCTCGGAGATCCCAGAAGTCCCCCAATTCTTCGATGATTCTGCGGGCCCGACAGGATCTAACGGCCTCGCTCATCGAGATCgccaaagaagaggagaCACGAGATGTTGCGAGATCCGAGAAGCTCTACTTCGAGGCACTGGGCTTCGCCGTGGAGAGCATGAATGAAGAAGCCAACGACAAACGAGGCGAGGACATTGATGATGTCCTTCATTGCACTAAAGCCTTGCTGAAAAACCAAGACCGAAAGCCCTTGGAGCTTGCCGAGCTGAATCGGACTCGTTTCCAGGCGTTCGTCCAaatcgacgacgacatggaagacgaggaacTACTTGACATGCAATACCACGGGATTGTGGCAACTAAACACTTCACCGTGGAGCTGGAGGATCGAAAGAGCGGGTACGAGGTTTACGACACTCTTCAGTCTCGGATACGGGAGTATGGCGCCGAGGATCCCGATCAGTCCGAAACGGCAGTGTGCATaggagaagaagtcgaagACGAGTGGAGGAAAGCCACAGGGCTTCTGGCTCGTAAGAGATGGAGACGGTGCCTGGAACAGGTGCGCGCTGAAGTGAGGAGGGATGTCCTACCACGAAAGAAGCAGATTCGGGACAAGTGGCATCTCATTTGCCGCAGACTAATGGCCAAGCAAAAATGGCAGAGGGTGTTGTCAGAAGCCAGGAAGACGGCCAGGTGGAACATCACTTGCCGCAGGAGGCTGGTTATGGACCAGTGGAACTCATTGGTCCAAGAGGCTTTGCAGAGGAAGAGGGACGAAGAGGAAAacaggaagaaggaggagcttAAAAAGTtagaagaggaagagaaaaagaggaagaTAGAGGAAGACcaaaagaggaagagggatGAAGAGCAGAAGGCACTAGAACAAGAAGAggaaaggaggaaaagggagATTGAAGAGAAGcggatggcggaggaggaggagaggaggaggtaTGAGGAGAAGGTGAGACtagaagaggaagaggaaaagagaagagatgAGGAAAATCGTCTCAAAAGGTTggacgaagagagagaacagAAAATGAGGGAGAAGGAATTTGAAGATAGGcaaagagaggaggaggagcatgCAAAACAGAGCGCAAGGgaggcggaagaagaagaggctaTGAAGAGGGAGATAAATATGCTGCAAGATCTCGAGATTCAGCAAGGGATCAGCAGAACGGACACAGGATATTCGGAGTGGTCAGAACCTG ATACAGAGCCCGCCTTTTTCGATTCGGAGAGTATCCTTAGCAGCATACA GAACAGCGAGAAGTGGATGAAGGACTTCATCAGGTCTCGCAACACGATTCTCAGTCCTCAGCATGACAAAAACATGGAACGAGTCAGGGTTACCATCATCGATACCGGCCTCGACAGAACCCATCCGTTCGTCATCAAGCGACGATGGCAAGATTCCAGGCAAGCAGCAAACAAAAAGGTTGCTCTCTTTCAGGACTTCGTGACGGAGAACCCCAGCACCGAAGCaatcgacgaggacgggcATGGCACTTTTATCGCTGGAATCGTGCTTCAACTCGCACCACTCGTTGAGCTCTCCATAGCTCGAGTGGCCACGACCCGGGCCTCCCTGATGAAGGACCCCGACGCGGAGGGGAAAGTGACAAAG GCAATCATCCATGCCATCACGGAATGGGACACAGACATCATCTCAATGTCGTTTGGGTTCCGGACGTACAAAACCCAAGAATTCCGAGCAGCAATCGGCAGGGCCAACTGGGAAAACAAGATTCTCTTCGCGGCCGCGGGCAACTTTGGGAACTCAAAAGCCAACGTTTCTTTCCCGGCTCGGTTCCCGGGAGTCTTCAAGATCTTCGCGACCGACCACCAGGGTGGGAAGTGTTCCTTCAGCCCGAGCCCAGACCTCGAAAAGAGCTACTGCTTCAGCATCCTGGGCCACGACGTCGTGTCTATCTGGCCCGAGGCCATGAGGGACAAAGACGGGGAGACGCCGCTGAAGGTGGTGGACAAGAAGAAGTCCCCCGGGCTCTGGGTCGCCATGTCGGGGACCTCGTTCGCGACGCCCATCGCCGCGTCGGTCGTCGCCATCCTGTACCAGTTCTACGACGCGAACAAGGCCGAGATCAACCTCGAGCCGGGGCTGGACTTCAAGacggtcgacgccgtccgggCCATACTCTTGAAGATGAGCATGGCGCCCACCGCCGACCAGCACAACTACCTCAACCCTTGGGTGGGCCGGGACAACTACTTCAATTTCAGCGGTGAAGAGAAGAACGGTTCTGTTTCCTTTTTCGCTCAGATGCTGAGGCTTTGCTTAGGTGCTTGGGTCAAGTAG